The Cryptococcus neoformans var. neoformans B-3501A chromosome 7, whole genome shotgun sequence genome window below encodes:
- a CDS encoding hypothetical protein (HMMPfam hit to TMS_TDE, TMS membrane protein/tumour differentially expressed protein (TDE), score: 381.1, E(): 1.4e-111), with protein MGALLSIPLLTGGIGTVAGSLFSGCMICMGGTAASAFCKSCNCNSSIATRVGFGLIFALSSMLAYLSKTDIAIRQIEKLSWDWIKMDCSKGKCYGLLAVHRFCFALTMFHLVLSTILIGVRSTKAKRAAIQNGWWGPKLLFYFLLCFLAFLIPNEFYMAYGSYIAPIGAFFFILIGLVLLVDFAHTWSETCLDNWEHSNSNLWQFILVGSTFGMFVTTITVTILLYVFFAGSGCGTNTFFITFNLILSVIVTIVAISHPVQEANPKSGLTQASMVAAYCTYLTASAVVNHTDTQGGKCNPLHARGGTQTTTLVVGALFTFLAIAYSTSRAATQSTALVGKGRHEGASYGAVALPHDGEEEGEVRLVTNQPKGRKDEMRYQAILAAVNAGSLPASVLDEPEDEDEEIEAAMGEERDDERAGTKYNYSWFHIIFAIAAMYVAGLLTDWAIISTSPVAHPTESQFGAPGIVNEPDVYIGRSETTMWMRIISSWLCYMLYTWSLVGPVLLPDRFGNA; from the exons ATGGGCGCCCTACTATCTATACCCCTCCTCACAGGAGGAATAGGCACAGTTGCAGgctctctcttctcaggCTGCATGATTTGCATGG GCGGCACGGCTGCGTCCGCCTTCTGCAAGTCATGTAACTGCAATTCCTCAATAGCGACAAGAGTCGGCTTTGGG CTCATATTCGCCCTATCGTCAATGTTGGCGTACCTCTCCAAGACGGACATTGCAATCCGACAGATTGAGAAGCTGAGCTGGGATTGGATTAAGATGGACTGCTCGAAAGGGAAATGCTATGGCCTCTTGGCT GTTCACCGATTCTGCTTTGCTCTGACTATGTTCCACTTGGTCCTGTCGACTATTCTGATAGGCGTCAGGTCAACAAAGGCAAAACGTGCTGCTATCCAAAACGG GTGGTGGGGTCCCAAACTCTTATTCTACTTCCTCCTTTGtttcctcgccttcctcatccccaATGAGTTCTATATGGCCTATGGCTCTTACATTGCCCCGATCGGtgccttcttttttattCTGATCGGCCTTGTTCTTTTGGTTGACTTTGCTCATACCTGGTCCGAGACATGTTTGGATAATTGGGAGCACAGTAACTCTAATCTTTGGCaattcatcctcgtcggcTCGACTTTTGGCATGTTTGTCACAACTATTACCGTTACAATTCTTCTTtatgtcttcttcgccggGTCAGGATGTGGTACCAACACCTTTTTCATTACtttcaatctcatcctATCGGTGATCGTGACAATAGTGGCGATATCCCACCCCGTTCAGGAAGCCAACCCCAAGTCTGGCCTTACTCAAGCTTCGATGGTTGCTGCGTACTGCACTTACCTTACCGCATCTGCTGTTGTCAATCACACCGATACTCAAGGAGGTAAATGTAACCCTCTGCACGCTCGGGGTGGTACTCAAACCACTAcccttgttgttggtgccctcttcaccttcctcgccatTGCCTATTCCACTTCCCGTGCTGCTACGCAGAGCACTGCGCTTGTGGGAAAAGGCCGCCATGAAGGAGCTTCATACGGTGCGGTTGCTCTGCCTCATGAcggcgaggaggaaggtgaggTTAGATTGGTTACGAATCAGCcgaagggaaggaaagacgAGATGCGATATCAGGCAATTTTGGCCGCTGTTAACGCGGGATCATTACCCGCTAGCGTCCTTGACGAAccagaggatgaggacgaggaaatTGAAGCCGCtatgggagaggagagggacGATGAACGAGCAGGAACTAAATACAAC TATTCCTGGTTCCACATCATTTTTGCTATCGCAGCAATGTATGTGGCAGGTCTCCTTACGGACTGGGCTATCATTTCGACATCGCCTGTAGCCCATCCTACCGAGTCTCAATTCGGCGCTCCTGGCATTGTGAACGAGCCCGACGTCTACATTGGAAGATCGGAAACGAcgatgtggatgaggatcaTAAGCAGCTGGTTGTGCTATATGCTTTATACATGGAGCTT AGTTGGCC
- a CDS encoding hypothetical protein (Match to EST gb|CF190439.1|CF190439): MSPVAMPEVEGLTISQEKVEKGPEVVEGEEENDDDEGENEEDPSTGDAKKKKKKKKSKKKKSATVTQSEPPRVGLTKIFKNGVFPVGEEVEYKNDTTSRITSAEARERERLAQEDPSTRYANIRRAGEVHRQVRAYAQKAIKPGMTMTEIANLIEDGTRAVVEENGFESGIGFPTGLSVNEVAAHYTPNPGDKQVLQQHDVMKVDFGVHVNGRIVDSAFTMSFEPTWDKLLEAVKDATNTGIREAGIDVRMCDIGEAIQEVMESYEVEVNGKVYPVKSISNLNGHSITPYTIHGGIGTRPGKSVPIVKQHGSDKDETKMEEGEYFAIETFGSTGRGRVIEEGACSHYALNSAAPEKYQGHHQSAKSLLASVKRNFGTLPFCRRYLDHVGEKNYLLALNTLVREDFIADYPPLVDPQPGAMTAQFEHTILLRPTCKEVVSRGDDY; this comes from the exons ATGTCACCGGTAGCTATGCCCGAGGTCGAAGGTCTCACGATCTCCCAAGAAAAGGTGGAAAAGGGGCCCGAAGTCGttgaaggcgaagaggaaaatgatgatgacgaaggtgaaaatgaagaagacccCAGCACAGGAG atgccaagaagaaaaagaagaagaagaagt ctaagaagaagaagtctgCTACTGTTACCCAATCTGAGCCCCCTCGAGTCGGTCTCACCAAGATCTTCAAGAATGGTGTTTTCCCTGTcggcgaggaggtggaataCAAGAATGA CACGACGTCTCGAATAACTTCTGCGGAGGCTCGAGAGCGCGAACGGCTCGCTCAAGAAGACCCTTCCACTCGATATGCCAACATCCGGCGCGCAGGTGAAGTTCATCGACAGGTTCGAGCGTACGCCCAGAAAGCTATCAAGCCTGGTATGACCATGACGGAGATTGCCAACTTGATTGAGGACGGAACCAGGGCTGTAGTTGAGGAGAACGGTTTTGAGAGTGGTATCGGTTTCCCCACCGGTCTGAGTGTTAACGAGGTGGCCGCCCACTACACTCCTAACCCAGGAGACAAGCAGG TGTTGCAGCAGCATGACGTGATGAAGGTTGACTTTGGTGTTCACGTCAACGGTAGAATAGTCGATTCTGCTTTCACCATGAGCTTTGAGCCTACGTGGGACAAGTTGCTCGAGGCTGTGAAGGATGCAACCAACACCGGTATCCGA GAGGCGGGTATCGACGTTCGAATGTGCGATATTGGTGAGGCTATCCAAGAAGTAATGGAGTCCTACGAAGTTGAAGTCAACGGTAAAGTCTATCCAG TCAAATCTATCAGCAACCTCAATGGTCACTCCATCACCCCTTACACTATCCACGGAGGTATCGGTACCCGACCGGGAAAGTCTGTCCCTATTGTCAAGCAGCACGGCTCTGACAAGGATGAGacaaagatggaagaaggcgagtATTTTGCCATTGAGACTTTCGGTAGTACTGGTAGGGGCAGAGTCATCGAAGAGGGAGCCTGTTCACACTATGCGCTAAACTCTGCGGCACCGGAAAAGTACCAGGGCCA CCATCAATCTGCAAAGTCACTTTTGGCGTCTGTAAAGAGAAACTTTGGGACTTTACCGTTCTGTAGGAGATATCTCGACCACGTGGGGGAGAAGAACTACCTATTGGCC TTGAACACTCTTGTTCGAGAAGACTTTATTGCCGATTATCCCCCCCTCGTTGACCCTCAACCCGGTGCGATGACCGCCCAATTT GAGCACACGATTTTGTTGAGACCCACTTGTAAGGAGGTTGTTTCTCGAGGCGATGACTATTAG